The Ranitomeya imitator isolate aRanImi1 chromosome 3, aRanImi1.pri, whole genome shotgun sequence genome has a window encoding:
- the LOC138671519 gene encoding collagen alpha-2(I) chain-like, protein MVPAERRENINDLKTGGGERPRIEGQLPADSSLPGGSSRPRSLPGPSLSGGSSRPRSLPAPHYQGAAPGSAPSRAPHYQGAAPGPHPPSSSLSGGSSLPRSLPATHYKGAAHGPDPSRAPHYQGAAPGPAPIRGKLPAPLPPSSSLSGGSSLPRSLPAPHYQGAAPGPAPSRLLTIRGQLPAPLPPGLLTIRGQLPAPLPPGLLTIRGQLPAPLPPGLLTIGGQLQAPLPPGSSLSGGSSRPRSLPGSSLSGGSSRPRSLPGSSLSGGSSRLRSLPAPHYQGAAPSQPAPSGLLTIRRQLPAPLPAPHYQGAAPGSSLSGGSSRLRSLWLLTIRGQLPAPLPPGSSLSRGSSRPRSLPAPHYQGAAPGHAPSGSSLSGGSSRPSSLPAPHYQGAAPGPAPHYQGAAPGSAPSGSSLSGGSSRPRSLPAPHYQGAAPGPAPSRLLTIREQLTAPLPLAPHYQGAAPSPAPSRPLTIRGQLSPRSLPAPHYQGGSSRPRSLPDSSLSGGSSRPCSLPAPHYQGAAPGPAPSRAPHYQGAAPDPAPSRAPHYQGAAPGPAPSRAPHYQGAAPGPAPSQLLTIRGQLPARTLPAPHYQGAAPSPAPSRLLTIRGQLPAPLPPGLLTIRGQLPAPLPPGSSLSGGSSRPRYLPPRSLRAPHYQAAAPGPAPSGSSLSGGSSRLRSLWLLTIRGQLPAPLPPGSSLSGGSSRPRSFPAPHYQGAAPGPSPSSLPGGSSQPRSIRAPHYQGAAPSSAPSGSSLSGGSSRPRSLRAPHYQGAAPGSAPGSSLPGGISQPRSIRAPHYQGAAPGPAPSRLLSIRRQLLAQLPPGSSLSGGSSLPRSLPAPHYQGAALSPAPSRLLTIRGQLPAPLPPGLLTIRGQLPAPLPPGSSLSGGSSRPRSIPGSSLSGGSSRPLSLLTTRGQLPALLPPGSSLSGGSSRPRSLPAPHYQGAAPSSAPSGSSLSGGSS, encoded by the coding sequence ATGGTTCCTGCAGAAAGAAGAGAGAACATCAACGATCTGAAAACTGGAGGAGGGGAGAGGCCAAGAATAGAGGGTCAGCTCCCGGCGGACTCCTCACTaccagggggcagctcccggcccCGCTCCCTCCCGGGCCcctcactatcagggggcagctcccgaCCCCGCTCCCTCCCggctcctcactatcagggggcagctcccggctcCGCTCCCTCCCGggctcctcactatcagggggcagctcccggcccGCATCCTCCCAgctcctcactatcagggggcagctcccTCCCCCGCTCCCTCCCGGCCACTCACTATAAGGGGGCAGCTCACGGCCCCGATCCCTCCCGggctcctcactatcagggggcagctcccggcccagctcctatcaggggGAAGCTCCCGGCCCCGCTCCCTCCCAgctcctcactatcagggggcagctcccTCCCCCGCTCCCTCCCGGCCcctcactatcagggggcagctccAGGCCCCGCTCCCTCCCggctcctcactatcagggggcagctcccggcccCGCTCCCTCCCGggctcctcactatcagggggcagctcccggcccCGCTCCCTCCCGggctcctcactatcagggggcagctcccggcccCGCTCCCTCCCGGGCTCCTCACTATCGGGGGGCAGCTCCAGGCCCCGCTCCCTCCCggctcctcactatcagggggcagctcccggcccCGCTCCCTCCCGggctcctcactatcagggggcagctcccggcccCGCTCCCTCCCGggctcctcactatcagggggcagctcccggctcCGCTCCCTCCCggctcctcactatcagggggcagctcccTCCCAACCCGCTCCCTCCGGGCTCCTCACTATCAGGCGGCAGCTCCCGGCCCCGCTCCCggctcctcactatcagggggcagctcccggctcctcactatcagggggcagctcccggctcCGCTCCCTCTggctcctcactatcagggggcagctcccggcccCGCTCCCTCCCGGCTCCTCACTATCACGGGGCAGCTCCCGGCCCCGCTCCCTCCCggctcctcactatcagggggcagctcccggccaCGCTCCCTCTggctcctcactatcagggggcagctcccggcccAGCTCCCTCCCggctcctcactatcagggggcagctcccggccccgctcctcactatcagggggcagctcccggctcCGCTCCCTCTggctcctcactatcagggggcagctcccggcccCGCTCCCTCCCggctcctcactatcagggggcagctcccggcccCGCTCCCTCCCGGCTCCTCACTATCAGGGAGCAGCTCACGGCTCCGCTCCCTCTggctcctcactatcagggggcagctcccTCCCCCGCTCCCTCCAGGCCcctcactatcagggggcagctcTCTCCCCGCTCCCTCCCggctcctcactatcagggggGCAGCTCCCGGCCCCGCTCCCTCCCGGACTCCTCAttatcagggggcagctcccggcccTGCTCCCTCCCggctcctcactatcagggggcagctcccggcccCGCTCCCTCCCGggctcctcactatcagggggcagctcccgaCCCCGCTCCCTCCCGggctcctcactatcagggggcagctcccggcccCGCTCCCTCCCGggctcctcactatcagggggcagctcccggcccCGCTCCCTCCCAgctcctcactatcagggggcagctcccggcccGCACCCTCCCggctcctcactatcagggggcagctcccTCCCCCGCTCCCTCCCggctcctcactatcagggggcagctcccAGCCCCGCTCCCTCCCGggctcctcactatcagggggcagctcccggctcCACTCCCTCCCggctcctcactatcagggggcagctcccgtCCCCGCTACCTCCCGCCCCGCTCCCTCCGGGCTCCTCACTATCAGGCGGCAGCTCCCGGCCCCGCTCCCTCTggctcctcactatcagggggcagctcccggctcCGCTCCCTCTggctcctcactatcagggggcagctcccggcccCGCTCCCTCCCggctcctcactatcagggggcagctcccggcccCGATCCTTCCCggctcctcactatcagggggcagctcccggcccCTCTCCCTCCTCACTACCAGGGGGCAGCTCCCAGCCCCGCTCCATCCGGGCTCCTCACTATCAGGGAGCAGCTCCCAGCTCCGCTCCCTCTggctcctcactatcagggggcagctcccgaCCCCGCTCCCTCCGggctcctcactatcagggggcagctcccggctcCGCTCCCGGCTCCTCACTACCAGGGGGCATCTCCCAGCCCCGCTCCATCCGggctcctcactatcagggggcagctcccggcccCGCTCCCTCCCGGCTCCTCTCTATCAGGCGGCAGCTCCTGGCCCAGCTCCCTCCGGGCTCCTCATTATCAGGGGGCAGCTCCCTCCCCCGCTCCCTCCCGGCCcctcactatcagggggcagctcTCTCCCCAGCTCCCTCCCggctcctcactatcagggggcagctcccggcccCGCTCCCTCCCGggctcctcactatcagggggcagctcccggcccCGCTCCCTCCCGGCTCCTCACtttcagggggcagctcccggcccCGCTCCATCCCGggctcctcactatcagggggcagctcccggcccCTCTCCCTCCTCACTACCAGGGGGCAGCTCCCAGCCCTGCTCCCTCCCGGCTCCTCCctatcagggggcagctcccggcccCGCTCCCTCCCggctcctcactatcagggggcagctcccAGCTCCGCTCCCTCTggctcctcactatcagggggcagctccTGA
- the TAF13 gene encoding transcription initiation factor TFIID subunit 13, giving the protein MADEDEDQPFEEETDDPAGGAEGGGGRRKRLFSKELRCMMYGFGDDQNPYTESVDILEDLVIEFITEMTHKAMSIGRQGRVQVEDIVFLIRKDPRKFARVKDLLTMNEELKRARKAFDEANYGS; this is encoded by the exons ATGGCGGATGAGGACGAAGATCAGCCG TTTGAGGAGGAGACTGACGACCCGGCGGGAGGAGCGGAGGGCGGCGGAGGACGCAGGAAGCGGCTGTTCTCCAAAGAGC TGCGGTGTATGATGTACGGCTTCGGGGACGATCAGAATCCCTACACCGAGTCCGTGGACATCCTGGAAGATCTGGTGATCGAGTTCATCACAGAGATG ACCCATAAAGCCATGTCTATCGGGCGGCAGGgccgggtgcaggtggaggacatcGTCTTCCTGATCCGGAAGGACCCGCGCAAGTTCGCAAGAGTGAAGGATCTACTGACCATGAATGAGGAGCTGAAGAGGGCGAGGAAGGCCTTCGACGAAGCCAATTATGGCTCCTAG